In Pseudoxanthobacter soli DSM 19599, the sequence CTTGCCGGAAACTCACAATTGCCTCATTTGCGCCGTTGCTTTCCGCGGCCGTCCGCTTCAATGGTCGCCTCCAGAATTCCTGCTTCCGACTGATACCCAAGGAGACCGCTCGTGAATTTCACCCGCCGCCGTTTTCTCGATGCCCTCGGCGCGTTGGCGCTCACGGCCGCCGCGGCCGTCAGCTTCACGGGCGGTGCAGAGGCGCAGGAAGCCACCATCGACGAGAAGGCGCTGCTCGCGCCCCAGGCGCTTCCGGACCAGGTGCTCGGAAAGGCCGATGCTCCGGTGACGGTCGTGGAATATGCGTCGATGACCTGCCCGCACTGCGCGGCTTTTCATGCGCAGACATGGCCGCAGCTGAAGTCGAACTATGTCGATACCGGCAAGATCCGCTTCATATTCCGCGAATATCCGCTCGATCCGGTGGCTATGGCTGCCTCGATGCTGGCGCGTTGCGCCACGGATGATAAATATTACGACATGATCGATCTCTTCTTCGATCATCAGCGCGAGTGGGCCTACACCGACAAGCCGCTGGAAGGCCTGCAGAACATGGCCAAGCAGGCCGGTTTTACACAGATGAGCTTCGAGGCATGCTTGACGAATCAGAAGCTTCTCGATGAGCTGAACGCAACCAAGGATCGCGCCTTTAAGGAGTTCGGCGTCAATTCGACCCCGACATTCTTTATCAACGGCCAGAAGCTGACCGGAGAGCAGTCGATTGAAGCCTTCAGCAAGGCCATCGACGAAGCAGCGGCAAAGGCGAAGCCTGCGAACTGATTCGGCGGGACGCCGTTCTGCGTCTTCGAGCCCCGTTGCCGGCGCCGGTAGCGGGGCTCTTTGCGTTGGCGCGGCTTTCTCCCCTTGGGTCGAACCCCGCATGATCGCGGGCGGGGGCGTGCGATGCGGTTCGTGAAGCTGCGCATTGCCGGCTTCAAGACCTTCGTCGAGCCGACGGAGGTGCCGATCGAGCCAGGCCTGACCGGCGTCGTCGGCCCGAACGGCTGTGGCAAATCCAATCTCGTCGAAGCGCTGCGCTGGGTGATGGGCGAGAACTCGTCCCGCAACATGCGCGCCAACGACATGGACGATGTGATCTTTTCCGGCTCGACCCGCCGACCGGCACGAAATCGGGCCGAGGTCGCGGTCGTGCTCGACAATGCCGACCGCCTCGCGCCGTCCGGCTTCAACGAGACGGACGTCCTCGAAGTCTCCCGCCGGATCGAGCGGGCCGCCGGCTCGTCCTACCGTATCAACGGGCGCGAGGTTCGTGCCCGCGACGTGCAGTTGCTGTTCGCCGATGCCTCGACCGGCTCGCGCTCGCCCTCGATGGTGCGCCAGGGGCAGATCGGCGAACTGATCGCGGCCAAGCCGGCCGCGCGGCGCCGCATTCTGGAAGAGGCGGCCGGTGTGTCCGGCCTGCATTCGCGCCGACACGAGGCGGAAATCCGCCTGAAGGCAGCCGAGCAGAACCTCGCCCGGCTGGAGGATGTGCTCGGCGAGATCGGCGGTCAGCTGGAAAACCTGCGCCGGCAGGCGCGGCAGGCGGCCCGCTACCGGGCGCTGTCCGGCGAGATCCGGAAGGCGGAGGCGGGCCTTCTTCACCTCCGGTGGCTCGCGGCCCGCACTCAGGTCGGCGAGGCGGAGGCCGCGCTTTCCGCTGCCTCTGACGCCGCGCAGGCGGAAGCGGTGGCCCAGGGAAATGCCGCCCGCGATCAGGCCGTCGCGGCTGCCGCCATGCCGGGCCTTCGCGAGCGCGAGGCCGCTGCCGGTGCCGCGCTGGCCCGCCTTCAGGCCGCGGCCGAGTCCCTCGCGGCCGAGGAACGCCGTGCCCGCGAGCGTCTCGTCGAACTCGAGCGCCGTATCGTGCAGATGGCCGAGGACCTCTCCCGCGAGCAGCGCCTCGTGGAGGAGGCGCGCATTGCCGGCGAAACCCTCGCCGACGAGGCCGAAGCCCTTGCTGCCGAGGAGGCGGACGCGGCCGACCGGGCAGCGACCCTCGGTGCCGAGGTCGCGGACGCGGAAGAGATATTGTCCGCGGCCGAGGATGCCCATGGCGCCGCCACCCGCGCCGCCGCGGAGGCCGCCGCCCGACGCGCCTCGCTTGAAAGAGCCGTCAGGATCGCCGCCGAGCGGGTGGTGGAACTCGAGCGTGAGTTCGTCGTGCTTGAACGTGAGCGCGCCGACATCGAGGCACGGCTTGCCGCCGAAAGCGGTCCCTCGGACGCGCGCGAGGCGCTGGAAGACGCCGAAGCCGCCCTGTTCGCGGCCGAGGAGGCCGTCGCCGTCGCCGAGTCCGATCTCGCTGCGGCCCGCGATGCGGAGACGGCGGCCCGTGGGCCTGCCGCAATGGCCACCGAGACGGTGCAGCGGCTCGATACGGAAGCGCGCACGCTCGCGCGCATCCTCTCCGCCGGTAACGGTGGGCGGCATGCGCCGGTGGTCGATGCCGTGACCGTCGATCCGGGGTACGAGACCGCGCTTGCGGCCGCTCTCGGCGAGGATCTCGATGCCTCGCTCGATCCGGCAGCGCCCGCGCGCTGGTCGGGAACGGGCGCGGAGCCCGGCGATCCCGCGTTGCCGGCCGGGGCTGCGCCGTTGGCCGCCCACGTCCGCGCGCCGGAGGCACTAGCCCGCCGGCTCGCCCAGATCGGCGTTGTGGAGGCTGCCGAAGGGCCGATCCTGCAGGCGGTGCTCAGGCCGGGACAGCGGCTTGTCAGCCGCAGCGGCGATCTGTGGCGATGGGACGGCTTCATCTCGTCGCCGGAGGCTCCGAGTGCGGCGGCGCAGCGACTGGCCCAGCGCAACCGTTTGACCGAGATCGAGCATGAGCTTGCCACCGCGGTGACCGTGCGCGATGCCGCCCGCGATGCGCTTGCCGCCGCCCAGCTCGCGGCTGTGCGTGCCGTCGCCGCCGAGAAGGGCGCGCGCGACGCCGCGCGCGAACGCCAGCGCCTGGCCGCACGGGCGCGGGACGGTCTCGCCGCGGCCGAGCGCGCCGTGGCCGAGATCGAACGCCGCCGTTCCGCACTCGCCGAAGTCGCGGGCCGGCGTGGCGCCGATCTCGAATCGGCGCGGGCCGCCAGCACCGAGGCCGAATCCGCGCTGGCAGCTCTGCCGGCGGCGGGCGGTCATGAGATCGAGTTGATTCGGCTGGGCGCGGCCGTCGGCGAAGCGCGGTCCCGCCTGACGGAGGTGCGGGCCCAGGCCGCCGCCGGAGCCCGCGAGAGCGAGATGCGCAGCCGCCGGCTGGCGGCAATCGCGCGCGAGCGCGAGGCTGTGCGGCTCCGGGCGCAGGAAGCGGAACGGCGGGCGGCCGATCTCGACCAGCGCCGGCTGGAGATCGAGGACGAGCGCGTGGCGCTCATCGACGCGCCTGACGAACACGCCGGGCGGCGGCGTGCGCTCCAGGCCGAGATCGCGGCCGCCGACGAGGCGCGCCTTGATGCCGCGGAAGCCCGTGCCGCCGGCGATGTGGCGCTGGCGGAGGCTGATCGCGTGGCGCGCGCGGCGCTCGCCTCCCTTTCCACCGCCCGGGAAGCGCGGGCGCGTGCCGAAGAACGCCTTGCTGCCGCCCGCGACCGTCGGGCCGAGATCGAAGGCCGCATCGCGGATGCGCTCGATTGCCTGCCGCGCGAGGCTGCGGCCATCGCGGAGATCGACCCTGCCGCACCGCCGCCGGACGTCACCGTCATCGAAGGCCGGCTCGACAGGCTCAAGGCGGAACGCGAGCGGCTCGGCGGCGTCAATCTGCGCGCCGAGGCCGAGGCTGAGGAAGTCGAAGCCCGTCGCGATAGTTTGGTCGCCGACCGCGACGACCTGACCGAGGCGATCAAGCGTCTGCGGCAGGGAATCAGCACGCTCAACGGCGAGGCGCGCGAGCGGCTGTTGGCGGCATTCGAGACCGTGGACGGCCACTTCCGCCAGCTCTTCACCCACCTGTTCGAGGGCGGAAGCGCGGAACTGGCCCTTGTCGAGGCAGACGATCCGCTCGAAGCCGGGCTTGAGATCTTCGCCCGCCCCCCGGGGAAGAAGCCGCAGACGCTGACGCTTCTGTCAGGCGGGGAGCAGGCTTTGACCACGCTCGCTCTGATCTTCGCTGTGTTCCTGACGAATCCGGCGCCGATCTGCGTGCTCGACGAGGTCGATGCGCCGCTCGACGACGCGAATGTCGAGCGATTCTGCGATCTCGTGGTCGAAATGACCCGCCGCACCGACACCCGTTTCCTCGTGATCACCCACAATCCGATCACGATGTCGCGAATGCACCGATTGTTCGGCGTGACCATGGTCGAACATGGCGTATCTCAGGTCGTCTCGGTCGACTTGGAAACCGCGGAAAGCTTCCGGGAAGCCAGTTGACAGCGCAGCCACACGGCCGACGGCCGGCGGCGCCGATTGTCGCATCGGCCGCCGTCTGGAAATAATCGAGACTGATCAACGCGTTATGCCGTCATTTCCTCGCCTTGACAGCCCGTCCGGCCCATGCCTATTGTGCGCGCGATTTCGGGTCCCGGGGGGCTCGTTTTCCGACGGGGGAACGATATGACGCGTGAACCTCGGGACGGAAATGAAAATGCCGATGCCGCGCGCGATGCGCTCGGCGACGCGGAACTCCGGGCGCGAAGGGCCAGGCTGGATGCCGCTCTGGACGGCCGCGCCAAGAAGAAGGCGCGCGCGGAACAGGGCGGTGGATGGTTCTCGAGCCGCGATACGGCGGGCTGGAACCAGGCGTTCCGCTTGAGTTCGGAATTCATCGGGGGCATAGCCATCGGCGGTGCCATCGGGTGGGGAATAGATTATCTCCTCGGCACGTTGCCGTTCGGGCTGATCATTTTCCTGCTGCTCGGGTTTGTGGCGGGCATCCTGAACGTGATGCGGGCGGTCGGGCGCATGCCTCCGCCCGAAGATCGGATCGGAAAGCCGTAAAGCCGCGAGGCGACGGGTCTGCCGGACGAGGTGTCCGGCGGCGCGGGTTTGAGGACGAAGCGGGCCGGTGCCCGCTGACATGAAGGGCTCGGCGGGTGTCGAACGATCCGATCCATCAATTCCAGCTTTCCAAGATCGTCGACATTCAGGTCGGTGGCCTGGATCTGTCGTTCACGAACTCGGCGCTGTTCATGGCGGTGGTCGTCGTCACGTCGGTGCTCTTTCTCGGCCTTGCCACCCGCGGCCGCGGGCTGGTGCCGGGTCGGTGGCAGTCCGCTGCCGAGATGTCATACGAATTTGTCGCAAATACGTTGCGAAGTTCCGCCGGCACCGAAGGAATGAAGTTCTTCCCGCTGGTGTTCTCGATCTTCATGTTCGTGCTCGTCGCGAACCTCTACGGCCTGTTCCCGTATTTCTTCACGGTCACCAGCCACATCATCGTGACGTTCGCGCTCGCGATGATCGTCATTCTGACGGTGGTGATCGCCGGCTTCCGCAAGCACGGCTTCGGCTTCCTCAAGCTGTTCGTGCCTCACGGCGTGCCGGGCGTGCTCATCCCGCTGGTGACGGCGATCGAGGTGATCTCGTTCCTCTCGCGTCCGATCAGCCTCTCGGTTCGTCTCTTCGCCAACATGCTGGCGGGCCACATCACCGTTAAGGTGTTCGCCGGCCTCGTCGTCGCCCTGGGCGCGCTTGGCATCGGCGGATGGATCGGCGCGATCCTGCCGCTCGCGATGACAGTGGCGATCACCGCGCTCGAAGTGCTGGTGGCGTTCCTCCAGGCCTATGTCTTCACCGTCCTGACCTGCATGTATCTCAACGACGCGATCCATCCCGGCCACTGAGCCCGGCAGGACGCGGTTCCGCAGCAGGCGGGCCTCTTTCCACCAACCCGATCCGGAACTCGACCAGTTCAAACTTAAGGAGCCACCATGGACGCGGAAGCTGCGAAGTACATCGGCGCCGGTATCGCCTGCCTTGGCATGGGCGGCGCGGCCGTCGCCCTCGGCAACATCTTCGGGAGCTATCTCTCGGGCGCGCTGCGCAATCCGTCCGCTGCCGACGGCCAGTTCGGCCGCCTGATCTTCGGCTTCGCCGTGACGGAAGCGCTGGGCATCTTCTCGCTGCTCGTCGCGCTGATCCTGCTGTTCGCCTGATCCGGCGCGATCGCGGCTGAAGCCGCGATCGGGTCCGTCAGGGTCCGCAGTCTAGATCGCAGGGGCGGCGCATGGCGTCGCCTCTGGCGTGTCTGCAGACCGTGCATCTTCCGGCCGGCGCCGCGCGCTGTTCTCTTCCGCCCACATCCGGTTGACGAGACGCGAGACGGCGAAGCGGCTGGAGGACGTGGATCCGCGACAGGGCCGGCTCGCCACGTCGGCAAGCGGCCCGACCTTGGATCGCCTTTATCAATCCCGCGGTCCGCGACCGTATCAGGCTTCGGCCTCACGGACGCGGTCGCTCCACGGGCGCTTCGGTGCCTTGGTTGAATGCGCTGGGAGAAACCGATGGAAAGCGACGCCGCGAGCGGAGCGGAAGGCCACGGAGCCACCACCGAAATGGACGCGACCCAGGCCGGCGCGGGACACGGTGACGCGGCTCATACGACCGGTCATACCGAGGTTCCGGGAGGCAAGAATGCCTTTCCGCCGTTCGAGCCGGCTGCCTTCCCCTCGCAGCTGTTCTGGCTCGCCATCACCTTCGGCGCGCTCTTCCTGATCATGAAGCGGTCCATCGCGCCGCGCATCGGCACGATCCTCGAAGAGCGCCGCGACCGCATCGTCGGCGATCTCGCCGAGGCGGATCGCCTGCGCGAGGAGACCGATGCCGTCATCGCGGCCTACGAAGCCGAGTTGAAGGCCGCCCGCCGTCATGCCACCTCGCTTGCAGAGGAGCGCCGCACCACGGCAGCGGCCGAACTCGCCGCCAAGCGCGCCGAGGTCGAGGCTGACCTTGCCGCCAAGCTCTCCGAGGCAGAGGCGCGGATCGAGACCATCAAGCAGCGTGCGCTGTCGGAGGTGAACACGATCGCCACCGACACCGCCGTCGCCGTGATCGAGCGCGTGGCGCCGATCAGCGTCGATCCTGCCGAGGTGGCTTCGGCCGTCTCCGCGGTGCGCAGCGGAAACTGAGCGAGGAACCGCCATGCATTTCGACGCAACCTTCTTTGCTCTCGTCGCACTGGTGATCCTGTTCGCCGGGTTCATCTACATCAAGGTTCCGGGCAAGGTCGCCGGCTATCTGGACGAACGGTCCAGCAACATCCGCCGCGAGCTCGACGAAGCCCGCCGGCTGCGCGAGGAAGCGCAGACCGTTCTGGCCGAGTACCAGCGCAAGCGCCGCGAAGCCGAGGCCGAGGCGCAGGCGGTGCTCGAGACCGCCCGTTCCGAGGCCGAGCGCATCACCGCCGAGGCCCATGCCGCGATCGAGGACATGATCGCCCGCCGCACCAAGACCGCGGAGCAGAAGATCGCCCAGGCCGAGACCCAGGCGATCGCCGATGTCCGGTCTGTTGCAGCCGACGTCGCCGTCGCTGCCGCGGCCCAGGTCCTCAAGACCCGAATCGGCGGCGCCGCGGCGGACACCCTCATCAACGAGGGCATTCAGGCCGCCAAGGCGCGCCTGAACTGACGAGGCTCGCCTGAACTGAGTCTGCGCCTGGATTGAACCGAGGCTTACCACGGGGCCGCACCCGCGAGGGCGGTGGCACGGGACACGGTTGAACGGGGCACACAGGCTCCGACAGCGAATTCGAAAGGCCGGAGCGGCTCGACGCTCCGGCCTTTTCGTTTTGCGGCCTGTTCCTCGGACGATAATCGGTCTGCGCAGGTGAACCGGTCGCCGGGCAAAACAACACGGCGTCAAAGGCCCGGCTTATGCAAGGCGCCTGAAAGCCGTCCGGTGAAATCGGCGCTCGGACTCGCACCTGCCGTTCGCCCCTGCCGGAGGCGCGCACGGACTCAAAGCAGCTTGCGGATCGGTGCGAAGCTGCGGCGATGATGCGGGGTAATGCCGAAGCGGGCGAGCGCAGCCTGATGCGCGGCGGTGCCGTAGCCCTTGTGGCGCTCGAAGCCGTAATCCGGGAAGCTTTCCGAGAGCGCGCTCATCAACCGGTCGCGCGCCACCTTGGCGACGATCGACGCGGCGGCGATCGACTGGGACAGCATATCGCCGTCGATCAGGGCTTCGCCTGCGCAGGACAGGCCCGGCGGCACGTCACGTCCGTCGAAAACCGCCAGTGTCGGCCTCTCGGCGAGCCCGGCGACCGCACGCGCCATCGCCCATAACGTTGCCTTGCGGATGTCCGTCCGGTCGATGCGCTCGACCGAAGCCATGCCGATCGCGACATCGGCGGTTGCGATGATCTCCGCGAACAGCCGCTCGCGCTCGGCCGGCGACACCAGCTTCGAATCCGCCAGCCCGTCGGGAATGTGGTCGCGGTCGAGCACGACGGCGGCGGTCACAACCGGTCCGGCCCATGGCCCGCGCCCCACCTCGTCCACGCCGCACAGTCGTCCGCCGGCGCGCGCGAACAGCCGCGCGTCGAACGCCGGGTCCGGCCATCGGGATGCCGGCAATGGCGGCGGCTCGCCGCTGCCGTCCGGCGGGCCGATCAGATCGGCGATCGGGGCCATTGTCCTCATGCGCTTTGCCATGGCGGCACGGTGGCGTCGACGCCGCCGATTCGCAATCCCGCCGATCGGACTGCTGTCCGCGGATTGCCATCCGCGGACGGTGGGGCCGAGCCCGAAATCCGATCCGACCGGCGCGGCGCGATCGACCGGAGGCGCCCGAGATGATCGGCACGCCACGCAGCTCGGTGCGCCTTCATACCCGCCCGAAGTGCTTCAGGGCGGCAGGACGACGCCGCCGTCTCCGTCGAGCGGCCAGAACGGATTCCAGGCGACTTCCCAAAGATGACCGTCCAGATCGGCGAAGTAGCCGGAATAGCCGCCCCAGAAGGTGTCATGTGCGGCCTTGACGATAGTACCACCGGCTGCGGCGGCGTTCGCGAGTTCGCGGTCGACGGCTTCCCTGTCCGGCAGGTTTCTCGCAAGCGAGAAGCCGCCGAACGTCACGGTTGCCGTGGCTGCCTCCCGTGGCAACCCCGCATCCTCGGTCAGCGCTTCGCGTCCGAACAGGGCGAACACGGCGCCGCCGGACGGGTAGAACACCACCGCGCCCTCGACGCTCGTGGACGAGCGATGCCATCCGAGCCGGTCATAGAACGCGGCCGACGCCGCGAGATCGCGCACGCCGAGCGTGATGGCCGTGATCCTGGGAGGTGAGGGCGACATCATGACAGACTCCAAGCCGGGTTCTTTCCGCGCCCGTGGGCGGGGGCGCGGCTTTGTGGATCAGCGCGCTTCCACCATTCAGAAGACGCTTCCACCGTTCAGAACAGGCTGAGCTGCGCGCCCTGCGGCACCGGCGGTTCGAACAGGTCGCCCCTTAGCCGCATCCGCCGCGCATTGAGGCCGAGCCGCTTGCATGCGAGTTCGAAGCGTCGTCCGAGCGTCCACGCATAGGGCCCTTCGCCGGTCATGCGCTTGCCGAAGGACGCATCATAGTCCTTGCCGTCGCGCATCGCCCGGACGATGGACATGACATGGCGAAAGCGGTCCGGGTACTCGCGCACCAGCCAGTCCTTGAACAGCTCGGAGACTTCCAGCGGCAGTCGCAGCAGCACATAGCCCGCTTCGTCAGCCCCCGCGGCCTTGGCGGCGTCGAGGATGCGCTCGATTTCCGAATCGTTCAGCGCCGGAATCACCGGAGCCACCATCACCGCTGTCGGCACGCCGGCCTCCGTCAGCTGGCGGATCGCATCGAGCCGCTTCTCCGGCGTGGAGGCGCGCGGCTCCATCGAACGCGCCAGCCGCCGGTCGAGGGTCGTCACGGAAAGCGCGACCTTGGCAAGTCCGCGCGCGGCGAGCCGGGACAGGATATCGATATCGCGGGTCACCAGCGCCGACTTCGTCGTGATCGCGACGGGATGCCCGGTGCGCTCCATCACCTCCAGCACGGCGCGGGTCAGGCGCCGTTCCCGTTCGATCGGCTGGTAGGGATCCGTCGCCGTGCCCAGCGCGAGCGTGCGGGCCACATAGCCGGGCGCCGCCAGCTCGCGCTCCAGAACCTCCGCGACGTTGGACTTGGCATAGAGCTTGGTCTCGAAATCGAGCCCGGGCGAAAGACCGACATAGGAATGATAGGGGCGTGCATAGCAGTAGATGCAGCCATGCTCGCAGCCGCGGTACGCATTGAGGGACCGGTCGAACCCGATATCGGGGGAGGTGTTCCTGGTGATGGCGGAGCGCGCGCGCTCCTCCCGCACCTCGGTGCGGACCGGCGCCGCCTCATCGAGCGACTGCCAGCCATCGTCGACGATCTCCCGCCGCTCGGCCTCGAAGCGCCCTTCAGGATTGAGCCCGGCGCCACGTCCGCGCCGCTGCCCTTCGAGCACGGCGACGCCGAAGCGATCGGGCTCGTCGCGGGTCGGGCCGGACGGCAGCGGCATCGCACGCGCTGCGTTGGCGGCCATCGATTCGCGCGGCTTTTCGAGGACGTTTCTGGCGGCCATCGGATCACCTCCCGGTGGTGGGCCAATCGGCCCGACATTCCCGGAACATAGGCGATCGAACAGAACATAACAAGAACATTTGCGTCGGCGCGCGGTCGTTCGCACTCGCGGCAGAACGGGAAAGCGTGTATGAGAAAAACCATGATCACAGTGGTCATCCCGACATCGAACAGCGAGGTTGCCCTCGCCTACACGCTCGCGTCGCTCGTCGGCGCGGCGGCCGACGGCGTCGTGCGCGAGGTCGTCGTGGTCGATGCCGGTTCGCGCGACGGGACCCTCCGGGTCGCCGACGAATCCGGCTGCAATATCCTGGAAAGAAATGGCGATCTCGCCGGCCGGTTGCGGGCGGGGGCTGCCGAAGGGCGGCGCGGCTCGTGGCTGATGTTCGTGCGGCCGGGGGCGGTGCTGTCGAACGGGTGGCACGGTGAGGCGGCCACGTTCGCCGAGCGCGCGGAGCGCAGCGGTCGCGGCGTCGAAATGGCGGCGGTATTTCGCTTCGCGCTCGACGAGATGGGCCTGGCGGCCCGCGTCGCCGAGGCGCGTGTGTCGCTCGCCGCGCGCGTGCTGCGGATGCCGGCTGCCGAGCAGGCGCTGCTGTTGCCCCGCGCGCTCTACGACAAGCTCGGAGGCCACCGCGACCTGCCGCGCTACGAGGAAATCGACCTCGTGCGCCGCATCGGGCGAGGCCGCCTGCACGTCTTGCATTCCGAGGCGCGCGTCGCCTCACGGGCGGATCTCGTGCGGGCCCGCGGCCGCCTGGGCGGCGCGCTTCTGGCCTTGCGCGTTTCGCCGGAAATCCTCTCCCGGATCGGAGCCTGAGGCGGTGTCGCGGAAGACGGCGCCCGCGCGGATCGCGCGCACCGGGCACGTCCTGTCCGGTGCCACGCTGCCGCCGCGTCGATCTGCCGCCCGGATGCGGAGCGCGCCATGAGCCTCTCCGACGGCGACCGGCGCGCCGAACTTGCGGCCCTGATCGAGTTGTACGACGCGATGGGCGTCGATGCCGTCGTGTCGGATGTGGCGCCCGATCGCTTCAAGGCGGTGGAAAAGCCACAGGCGTTCGCTCCGGCCGCCCCGCCGCCATCTTTCACTCGATCCGCATCCGCCGGCGCCGCTGCTCCGGGGCTGGAACCCCGTCGCTTCGTGGCCCCGCCGGAGAGCGGCACGCCGGGTGCGACGGTGCCCGACGACGCCGCGATCGCGGATGCCCGCGCGCTCGCCTCCGCGGCGACGAGCCTCGACGAACTCCGCGAGACACTGGCGCGGTTCGAAGGCTGCAATCTCAGGAAGACGGCGACGCGTCTCGTGTTTGCCGACGGCAACCCGGCCGCCCGGCTGATGTTCGTGGGCGAAGCGCCGGGCCGCGAAGAGGATATCGCCGGCCTGCCGTTCGTCGGCCGGTCCGGCAGGCTGCTCGACCTGATGCTCGCCGCGATCGGCCTCGACCGCTCCTCGGTCTATATCGCCAATGTCGTGCCCTGGCGTCCGCCCGGCAATCGCACGCCGAGCCCCCAAGAGACCGAGATCTGCAAGCCGTTCATCACCCGGCAGATCGAACTCGTTGCTCCGGAGGTGCTCGTGTTCCTGGGGGGGGCCTCCTCCAAGGCGCTGACCGGCTCCAGCGACGGCATCCGCAAGCTTCGCGGGCGCTGGATGACGGTGGCGATCGGCGGGCGCGAGATCCGCGCCATGGCCACGCTGCACCCGGCCTATCTGCTGCGCCAGCCTCTGGAAAAGCGGCTGGCGTGGCGGGATTTCCGCGCGATCAGGTCGGCGCTGGCGGGCTGAACGCCTGCGGCTGCGCGCACCCGTGCAGCGATGTGCCGAAGAGAAATCGCCTGTTCTCCGCACGGCCCTCTATTGCGAGGTCTTGGTTGTGCCACGGTAGCGCCATATTCCGCACATCGTTTCGAGATTTTGATTTAGTATAAATTGGTAAATTTTACCGTGCTACTTTGATGAGCGCGATGCGAAATTGCTGATGACTTTAAGTTTATCGAGCGTTCTTATAATCTGTTAGAAAGTGATAATTGCGTCTATGGCTGGATGGCATTGCCTTTTGCGAGGCGAATTGTCGCCAGATCCTAAGCGTGCAATATGAAAAACGTCTCTATTGCGTGTTTTGGTTTTCTGTCATCATCGTAGGGCGGGGTGGAGAGAGAGTCCATTGCCGTGACCGGGAAGCCGCTCCGGTGGTGGAAACCGGGCGCTCGCATCGCGCCGGTATCTACCGCGGCCGGTGCCGAACGTCAGTCTCGGAAGACCCCTGCGGATGGAGGCAACGCCCGATGATCGAATCGCTAGACCCGGTGCTGCTGTCGCGGTTCCAGTTCGCATTCACCATCGTCTTTCACGTCATCTTCCCGAGCTTCACAATCGGCCTCGCAGCCTGGATTGCGACGCTGACGGGCATGTCGCTGTTCACGGGAAATGACCGTTACGATCGGCTTGCCCGCTTCTGGACGAAGGTGTTCGCCGTCTCGTTCGGCATGGGCGTCGTCTCGGGCATCGTGCTGTCGTACCAGTTCGGGCTCAACTGGAGCCGGTTCTCGGAGGTCGTGGGCAACGTCATCGGTCCGCTGAT encodes:
- a CDS encoding VOC family protein, which codes for MSPSPPRITAITLGVRDLAASAAFYDRLGWHRSSTSVEGAVVFYPSGGAVFALFGREALTEDAGLPREAATATVTFGGFSLARNLPDREAVDRELANAAAAGGTIVKAAHDTFWGGYSGYFADLDGHLWEVAWNPFWPLDGDGGVVLPP
- a CDS encoding PA0069 family radical SAM protein → MAARNVLEKPRESMAANAARAMPLPSGPTRDEPDRFGVAVLEGQRRGRGAGLNPEGRFEAERREIVDDGWQSLDEAAPVRTEVREERARSAITRNTSPDIGFDRSLNAYRGCEHGCIYCYARPYHSYVGLSPGLDFETKLYAKSNVAEVLERELAAPGYVARTLALGTATDPYQPIERERRLTRAVLEVMERTGHPVAITTKSALVTRDIDILSRLAARGLAKVALSVTTLDRRLARSMEPRASTPEKRLDAIRQLTEAGVPTAVMVAPVIPALNDSEIERILDAAKAAGADEAGYVLLRLPLEVSELFKDWLVREYPDRFRHVMSIVRAMRDGKDYDASFGKRMTGEGPYAWTLGRRFELACKRLGLNARRMRLRGDLFEPPVPQGAQLSLF
- a CDS encoding glycosyltransferase, with protein sequence MITVVIPTSNSEVALAYTLASLVGAAADGVVREVVVVDAGSRDGTLRVADESGCNILERNGDLAGRLRAGAAEGRRGSWLMFVRPGAVLSNGWHGEAATFAERAERSGRGVEMAAVFRFALDEMGLAARVAEARVSLAARVLRMPAAEQALLLPRALYDKLGGHRDLPRYEEIDLVRRIGRGRLHVLHSEARVASRADLVRARGRLGGALLALRVSPEILSRIGA
- a CDS encoding uracil-DNA glycosylase, with the translated sequence MSLSDGDRRAELAALIELYDAMGVDAVVSDVAPDRFKAVEKPQAFAPAAPPPSFTRSASAGAAAPGLEPRRFVAPPESGTPGATVPDDAAIADARALASAATSLDELRETLARFEGCNLRKTATRLVFADGNPAARLMFVGEAPGREEDIAGLPFVGRSGRLLDLMLAAIGLDRSSVYIANVVPWRPPGNRTPSPQETEICKPFITRQIELVAPEVLVFLGGASSKALTGSSDGIRKLRGRWMTVAIGGREIRAMATLHPAYLLRQPLEKRLAWRDFRAIRSALAG